TTATAATTTCTAGTATTTCTCAGAACGTTCGGGAGGTAATAAAAAGTGACTTGAAATGTCCAGTCTCATTTCAGAATAAAAAGGCAGCATCTTTAAAAATCTCAGACTGCTTGGAGATATAAGTAAGAAATACTATGGGAAAATGATTCCTTTTAgaggattacttttttttttttaattttgattttagaaGTCTAGGCCTTGCCTGTAAAGAACAAAGATGGTTTTTAATACTGTTTGTGGAATGTGTTTAAAGGATCGATTCTAGAACCTTTGTATATTTGATAGTGTTTCTAACTTTCATTTCTTTACTGTTTGCAGTTAATGTTCATGTTCTGCTATGCAATCATTTATATGCacgtttctttaatttttttagattttcctgGATGTATAGTTTAAACAACAAAGTCTATTTAAAACTGTAGCAGTAGTTTGCAGTTCTAGCAAAGAGGAAAGTTGTGGGGTtaaactttgtattttctttcttatagaaGCTTCTAAAAAGGtatttttatatgttctttttaaCAAATATTGTGTACGACCTTTAAGACATCAATGTTTGGATCAAAACAAGACCCAGCTTATTTTCTGCTTGCTGTAAATTAAGCAAACAtgctataataaaaacaaaatgaaggaaataatgatTAACTGGAATTATTATAGTATTGAATATGAGTCTAAAATAACAATGGAAATAATCCCTTATAGatttaggaatatttttaatCAATGTTGCATTAGGCACAACTAACTTTGGAAATGATACAACCTGCCAGAAATCTCCATCTTTTACATAGTACTTAGTTCCTTATGTCAAAGTTATTTCACAATTCCTCATTTAGCCTCTCTTCAGAGGTTTTTCAGTAGTGTTAAGATACATTAAATCGAAATTTGAGCCAGCTAATTAcaaatttatacttttcattattAGATGAGTCAGTAATTCTGCTCGCCCCCTTCCTAAACAACAtacatttgaaattctttttcattGAATCCAGGTGAGCATTTATTAAGTGACGATGACCACTTTGGGGGAGTGGTTGAGGCCCTCTGTAAATTCTAGCTATTTCATAGTTAACAGTTATAGCTGATTAGTTTacaatgtgccagacactgttcaaGCGGCTGTGTTGTTGACTCATTTGTTCTTCACAAAACCCTGTAAGGATGATGCTTCATTTTTAGCCCCTTaccacagataagaaaactgaggcaccaaAGGGGGGACTGTAAATCGTATAGCCAAGATTTGAACCTAGATATGgtccttagattttttttaatggattataATTTGAGAGTAGATTGAGGAGATAGCCCAGTGAAATTGTTCTCAGTCTCTGTAGAACTAGAAGgcctaatgtttttgtttttactttgtcaGTTTATTTTTAGCTCTCAGACTTGAGAAGCTTATATattgtttctaaaaatgatgtaGCTTCACAAGGACTAGTTGAACTCATGGTGGTAAGGATCCTACTGATACTTGGTGAGGATCTCTGTACTGTGTTTTAAGGTAATTTTAGATTTGAGTTTCACAATTTAGAATGTACTGTGTGTCTGGCACTGGGCTCTATTCTACAGAGTAGTCATGTCGACATTCAAGTGAAGGCTGACACTTTGCCTCTCTTTTTACTTAAGCTcactctgcattttttttttttttttaaagccaagtAAGCAAGAAGAAAAGTAAGAGATAAATGCTTCAGTGAGAAAGGACAGGTGCTACATAGAGTTTGAGCTGTTAAGTTACAGCCTAGGGGAAAGACCTGGGAACTACTGTACTATTCTCTTGACAATTTGGCCCAGTAAGCTGCTACATCCAGTCAACTAACAAAATCCTGTATACCacagagaagaataaagaaaaccaaaCTGACAAACATCCTTCTTTTATTTAAGACCAAACTGCAGCTGGAATACCCAGTACAGTTCTGCTTACTACACTTCAAGAAAGATCTGAAAGCGGAAAAAGAACCAAAGAAGGGCAGTTCAAGCGACCAAAGGGTGGGTGGAAGGTGCTGCAGTATGAATACTGTACGAATATTTTGACTCTGGtctgaaaagataaaagaattatCGAAAACTACATGGAATAATTGAAGTCCCTTCACGTTTGAAAGTAAGCATTTTAggacaaataaaaggaaattcaacTTTGTACTTGTGGAAACTAATCCCTAAATATGAACAGGTTTATACTGATTCATGGGTAATATCCATGATAAATTATTGGAAACTAATAGGATATGTGAGTATTAAGGAAGACAGCCATAGTTTCTTACGGTGCCTCTATTGGTCTGTCTGAAATTGGAGAAGGTATGGTCCAATATAAACTTTCTTGGTTATCTCTTAAAAGTCAGTTCCACTTATGCTATTATTGGCAAGTCTTGCCTTGTTATTCCGGTGCCAGTATTCTCTGCTTAATTGTTTGCTTTGTTGGCATCTGAGTTTATTTGCTCGTATACCACATGCAGTTTACATGAACCACTCTCTTTCCCAGGTAAATTCCAGTTATACTTGACACCCAGCTGAGAGGTCCATCTCTTTTCACCTCTTTCCTAGTCAgtatattcagaaaatatttattgagcccttACTGTGGGCAAAACATTTCACTGGATAATTGGGGAGAAGAATAGATGAGTCCATTATTCAGTAAATGTGTATTGAGCACAATCTAGTGAATCATTATAATGTGGCCTCGTTCTGTTTAGGGTGTAATTTTACACTGCTCATATCCTAATGTAATTATAAAACCCAGTATACTATCAAAGATACTTTATGGTTATTTGCCATCTAAAAGTATTCAGTATTTGTTTGCATCCCATTAatacaaataatgaaaaagttATTTAATCTGTAATAAACTGATTTATTGTGCAGTGACTGTATGATAGAGTTGTATTAAATTGTTAACTCTGCCTCAAACACGTTAGAAAAGAATCccccaaataaatatttaactttgCGTTAGATATAAAGGAGACACCCTGGGTGCTATACTTAGATTATTTTGAGGCAGACAGCTGTTACCCAACTGATTTAGTATATTCTGTAATTGAGAAAATGTTCACCAAATTATACTTCATAGTGATTTACATGTACGTCTTATAGGGGGCATATTCTGTATAGTGAATAAATAACTTTTATAGTGTCACAAAATGTTTTGGATTCCTTAGTTCCTTATTAGGATATGAAGTTTATCATATATTGATtcaatcacattttatttttgttgtatttttgccACATACTTAAAGCTTTATGTAAAGGAATTCATCTAAAAATCTGGAAATGATGTGTAAATCTTTGattcataattttgaaaatgtagaATGCACATAACTGAAGGGAGTTGCAAAATGGAGGTACTTGTATCTGTTTAAAAAAGCTTTTGacctgcccaagatcacacaagtGGCAGATACCAGATTAGAAACTACATtttggcttgatttttttttttttttttttttaaccaagttgGGAAACGCTTTTAGAAGCTTTATTTTCAAGGAGATAATAAAAATTGATATAATGGAATCTAGAGTTTAGAGCAAAGATTATAGATTTAATTACAAAATGTATCTTATACTTTTATATAATCATTAGCATTGAATTGATGGTTCTTGCAGGTAGAGGTGtggttttgtgtatttttaagaaCAGTATCTGTGTGGTTCAGAGATGGTTCGTCCTCTATCTCCCTTCTGCATTTCTGTTTGAATTGAGGTTAACATGTTCCAGAGAGGAGAATTAAGTTGCATATTTGGatgagatttttttaatggtgaatagtgttttgattttatttttgctggAAAATACTTTGTTCATTTATAAGTACAGTAACAATACTTAACAGttctaaaagttttaaatgtGGTAAATCAGAAAGGGCCCATGTGGTTTTGGCAGCTGTTCAGTTACAATGAATTGTTAGTCTAGCTGTggttgtttccatgtatattgAAGGCTGTTAATATTACTAAGCACTTAATGTGCCAAGCCAAATGCTTTTCAGAAACTCCTACTTAAATCTTAAAAACACTTCTGGGAAATGGGTATTcttccatttgacagatgagaaagTTGTCCTTTATGGAATACTTGCCTTGAGAAAGGCTTTTTTCATGCACTATTTCATTCCTCACTACTTTGTAACATAATGGGTTGCTTTTCTGGATGAGAAAGAGATTGTGTAACCCAAGATCTTTCAGGCAGTTGTGGCTCACAAACTAATTCCAGCCTGGCTTTCCAAATTTCAACTAGAGATTTTTGTAATGCATTTTGACCATGTTCCTGTTTACAAAGTCCTAAGATATTTTGACATGGGAAAGCTGGGATTTGAGCAATAGTCAGGAATCTGGTGGATCATAAAGGTTTTAGGAGTCCCAGAACTGCTAAGTTCTCAATTTTTATAGTGATGGCTTGATAAATAGGTGGTAGTAAGGATCCTTTTTGTCTTCAGCTGTTGACATCTAGAAGACATTTTGCtagtcattatggaaaatgaCTCCTGTTGGGTCTTTTCCTTTGCCTCTTCCTCTAACAAACAGTGTTGGTTATTATAATGTTTGTGTATTTGTAAAGCCATTTCATCCTTGTTACAAGAATGGACTTTTTTGGAATAAAAAATGAGGCATGTAAATTCATTGATAATTGACAGTAGTTTGTAAAGAAGTAAAAGGCCTTTGTAATCTAGTTTTCTGCAGATCACATTTCTTTGAATGCTGAGAGTGAAATAATAAACTGGTctaggagacaaaaaaaaaaaatcttggttttCTTCAGATTTTGCTCTTTCAGATGTAACTACCCCAGTGGACTTTTTGTACCTCATCTGTGTAAGAGGCCTTAGAGATGTATTCCATCTCTGTTTAAAACGGACAGCACAACTTTTACTGGGAAAAGCTTGCAGCTTACCCAAAATCTCTCTTGGGTCCATTCTGTTGGCCATTCCCGTCTGTCTTTCCCCCAAACCCCCACATTCTTGCTAAGGAAGGCTCACAGTATGGCTGCTGTTTGTGTATTTCTAAAGTAGCCCTACACAATAGGTTGTATCTACCATTTTTTGATCCCTTCATCACTTTCTGAAGGATTATCACAACTTTATTAATGTCTTTCTGAGGTATGAGATGCCCATATGATCACTGACCAAATACTCAGGTTGCCCTTACAAATCCCTTTTCTACTTTCAGCGTCCATTCTCTGAACATTTACCAGTTTGCTTGTCAGTACCAAACTAGAAATAGTACAGGTCAGTGGGAGTTCAAATACTAGTATGTAGGAGAATTAATTCTAGTCAAATTACAGTACAGAAAAGAAtgtggctatatatatatatataaactgttAACACTGAAGGGAAAGAAGAGTTCTACATCATCCTTAATTACAGCTGTCAAACTAATCAAATAGCAGATTAGTAGCCTCTTTTCCAGCCAACAGTCCTAGCACATTTAAGTTAATTATGTACATTCTAAGAATAAAGATGAGGCAGTCATAacagttatttaaataaaaacaatcctcttgggaaaaaatttttttaattttcatatttcaaattcAAATCATATACATTATTTGTCCTTTAGGATATTCATTATTTGACTTGGGTAATACTAATTCAGCTGAATTTATTTGGTGAAATAGAACTTAGCTGTCTTGCttataaataccaaaaaaaaaaaatgtgccaaATTAGAGAAGATACTAGCTATTAGGATTTTTAAATTGACGCACATTTTTCTGACTTGCTGGATTAACTGTTTGGTGTTTACCCCTCAAGTTGGTAAAAACATGCTTTGAGGTGTCAATGCAAGAAACTACATCTGATGCATAAATGGTCCCCCTGGGTTGCACTTAgtcctgaccaaaaaaaaaaaagtcactggccTGGCACCAAACATAGTTACAAGAACTGGTGAAAGCCAAAATGAATCTTTGGGTTTAAAGATGGGGGTTGTGGGAATGATCTTGTACTGCATTTACATCTCTTTAAAATAGGAAATGTTTTAGCAGCTTAACCTTTTTAGTTATAATAGAAGCATATTACACTTTACTTTGAAATAGTTTACAACCAAATCATTTATAACATACATACACTGGCACTTTAGCACAAGGGCAAACTTTAAATACAATTAGGGACCTTTAAAATTAGGCCATAGTATAAAAAGTCCATGGTCATACATTCTGCAAATTCATTTACTAAAATAGTCTATTTCTGTAAGATAAAGGCCAAGAAAACTTTACATATGCTACAAGTTTACTATATGTATTTACATGGCTCTTTCTTCCTTAGGAACTTAAAACCTTCACATTGTACAACTCCATACTTGCAAACTTTGCAGGGACGAATGAGGCCAGATCACTGTCAGTGCGATAATACAGGAATGTTCTTTGAAAGCTATTGAGTGATCTTTTAATACTATTTCTGAGGGAAAAAGTTTTGGTACTTCTGTTGACAGATGCCTAGTCACTGCATTTAAGAAAACAGGACCACTGGGTATTCTGTGCCTCATTCTAGTAAGCCCCAAATGCCCATTACACATTCACAACCACACAGTTTTGTAAAATGCAGTtaagaaaaattcacattttcttctggCAGTGCATTAGGTGTTGGCATGTTACTGGTTTGGGTgtccttaaattttaaaatgttcaaccCCTAGTTTTCAATCCTTGTATGTTTTAGCTAGATGATTATAACCTGATTGACTGAAAGTAAATGTACTGACCAACGCCATGAATCTTAAATTATTCCCCCcaatagacaaaagaaaaagctgaTTCCTTTACCATTCCCCAAATCTAAACTTCAGGTGTCTCAAGTTATTCAGTTAACTACCAAGTACAATTACTTAGTTAGGTTGCACTGATACTATCACAGTGCACACAGCACATAAAACAAATGATACAGTCTGATTATATTTTTACATTACCAATTTTACAGATTAATTCTCTAGTGAATGTTTCAGACTAAATGACCACCATTTGTAAACATAACTAAATTTAAACATTAGTTACTTGACTTGTACTTTAAGTAAGGTTTTAAGTTGAAATGTCATTATTTCCTTATCTGAAGGATTAAAGGAATCGGGAACCCAGTGGCTTGGTGGTTTGGGAAGAACACTTGGTGATGGTGGCTCACTAAATTTGGCTCCAGCATAATTCTGATTGGCTTGAGATTTAAAAAGCAAGCTAGGACTTGATAAGTTAGAGTTCCAATTTGGACTACTTGGAAAATTTTTGTTCTTCCCCCCATTTTGCATGGCCTGCCATGCAGCTGCTGCTGAGTTATAACCgtgtcctctttcttttttcttatgaacAATCTTCATCTGGGAATTCTGATCCAAGGTCTTCTGTCTATTAAGCTGTTGTTGGTTCTTACTAACATTTCTAGATTGAGGGGTTGGAATGTTATACCTCTCTCCACCACCCATCTTCAGCTTCTTTGTCACctgtaagtaaatgcaaacaaatgttgagtaaaattccattaagaAACTCAAAAATTAAGCTTCTGCAGCTCCAACTTCTATCGTCAGAAATCTTGGGGAAGACTTAGGTCAATGTTCAGTCGCTttaactcaaaaagctaaagcaaGCCTATATTTATTACCTAAGAAAAATGGAGCTCACCCAGAAATCTGAGTGTAAACGTTCCCCCGGTATGATGTGAGGTTCTGTACCTTTCAGTCTGCTTTTCAGATTGCAGGATTTCCACTTCCCGTCCTCTTCCTTGCTGCCAAGCCCAGGATAACAGGCGTTGCTTTCTGACGGATCCCTTCCTTTGTCTCAATTCAGAAGTTTTCATGGGCCAATCTGCAGGGTTCAGCCTAGGAGCTGAGGCCAACATCTGAGTGTCCTCAGCACGTACGTTTGAGAGAAGTCCTAGCTAGAAAAGTAAAAATGCCTTCTTAACTCTGCAACACCGCGGGAAGGAGCGACCCTGTAGACCTGCGACAGATGAGGGGTCCCGACATGGCTCGCTTTGACCTCACGACT
The sequence above is a segment of the Castor canadensis chromosome 7, mCasCan1.hap1v2, whole genome shotgun sequence genome. Coding sequences within it:
- the Pnrc2 gene encoding proline-rich nuclear receptor coactivator 2: MGGGERYNIPTPQSRNVSKNQQQLNRQKTLDQNSQMKIVHKKKERGHGYNSAAAAWQAMQNGGKNKNFPSSPNWNSNLSSPSLLFKSQANQNYAGAKFSEPPSPSVLPKPPSHWVPDSFNPSDKEIMTFQLKTLLKVQVK